DNA from Candidatus Eremiobacterota bacterium:
GCGTCTCCTCGGGATGCAGCATGTTCCAGCGCGCGACCGCCTCGCCGTCGCGGTGAAGCAGCGTGAAGCTCGTCGCGCTCCACACGTCCGCGATCACCCCGAAATCCTCCCGCAGCAAGTCCGCCGCCGCAAGCACCTCGCGCAAGATCGCACCGCTCCCCATCAGCTGCACCCGCGGTTGATCGTTCTTTACGGGACCGCCGTCGCGCAAAAGGTACATCCCGCGCAAGATGCCGTCTTCCGCGCCGGCCGGCAGCGCGGGGTGCTGGTAGTTCTCGTTCAGCAGCGTGATGTAGTAGTAGACGTCTTCCTGTTCGGCGAGCATCCGGCGGACGCCGTCCTGCACGATCATCGCGACCTCGTACGAATAGGTCGGGTCGTAGGGGACGCAGTTCGGCACCGCCGCGGCCATCAGGTGGGAGTGGCCGTCCTCGTGCTGCAAGCCTTCGCCGTTGAGCGTCGTGCGGCCCGAGGTTCCGCCGAGCAGAAAACCGCGCGTGCGCATGTCGCCCGCCGCCCAGTTGAAGTCGCCGGTGCGCTGAAAGCCGAACATCGAGTAGAAGATGTAGAACGGCAGCGTCTGCACGCCGTGCGCCGAGTACGCCGTCCCGGCGGCGATCCACGAGCACATCGCGCCGGCTTCGTCGATCCCTTCCTGCAGAATCTGGCCGGCCTTGTCCTCGCGGTACCACATCAGTTGGTCCGCGTCTTGCGGGCGGTAGAGCTGGCCTTCGAGCGAGTAGATCCCGAGCTGGCGGAACATCCCTTCCATCCCGAAGGTGCGCGACTCGTCGGCGACGATCGGCACGACGCGCGGGCCGACCGCCTTGTCGCGCAAGATCGTCGAAAGCGTGCGCACGAACGCCATCGTCGTCGAGATCTCGCGCTCGCCGGTCGACTCCAGCAGCGCCGAGAACGCCGTTCGCTCCGGAACCTTCAGCGGTGCTTCGACGTTGCGGCGGCGCGTCGGCACCGAGCCGAGCTTGCCGACCCGCTCCCGCAGGTATTCGGCCTCGCGCGAGTCCGGCGCGGGCTTGATGAACGGAACGTTCTCCAAGTCGCGGTCGGAGATCGGGATCGAGAAGCGGTCGCGGAAGGCGCGCAGCTGCTCGACCATCAGTTTCTTCTGCTGGTGCGCGATGTTCATCCCTTCGCCGGCCGATCCGAGGCCGTAGCCCTTGATCGTCTTCGCGAGGATCACCGTGGGCGCGCCCTTGTGTTCCGCAGCTGCTTTGTACGCCGCGTAGACTTTGTAGGGGTCGTGGCCGCCGCGGTTGAGCGCCCATACCTCCTCGTCGCTCATGCGCTCGACGAGCGCCAGCGTCTCGGGATAGCGGCCGAAGAAGTGATCGCGCACGTACTTGCCGTCGCGCGATTTGAACGTCTGGTAGTCGCCGTCGAGCGTCTCGCCCATCAGCTTCACGAGCATGCCGGTGTGGTC
Protein-coding regions in this window:
- the aceE gene encoding pyruvate dehydrogenase (acetyl-transferring), homodimeric type, which translates into the protein MIDTPIQSALATDGTAAAKAGAQPDPQETREWLDALDGVIEAEGRARASELVRAIVERAATRGVRTPAAQTTPYVNTIAADQQAHFPGDHEIEERLRHFIRWNAMAMVVRAQKDHSELGGHVATFSSAATLYDIGFNHFWRGPQYANGGDLVYFQGHSSPGIYARAFLEGRITEEQLENFRREVDRKGLPSSPHPWLMPDFWQFATVSMGLGPLQAVYQARYLRYLEHRGLAQPSDRKVWAFLGDGEIDEPESLAGLSMAARERLDNLIFVVNCNLQRLDGPVRGNGKIIQELEGVFRGAGWNVIKVIWGTRWDPLLAADHTGMLVKLMGETLDGDYQTFKSRDGKYVRDHFFGRYPETLALVERMSDEEVWALNRGGHDPYKVYAAYKAAAEHKGAPTVILAKTIKGYGLGSAGEGMNIAHQQKKLMVEQLRAFRDRFSIPISDRDLENVPFIKPAPDSREAEYLRERVGKLGSVPTRRRNVEAPLKVPERTAFSALLESTGEREISTTMAFVRTLSTILRDKAVGPRVVPIVADESRTFGMEGMFRQLGIYSLEGQLYRPQDADQLMWYREDKAGQILQEGIDEAGAMCSWIAAGTAYSAHGVQTLPFYIFYSMFGFQRTGDFNWAAGDMRTRGFLLGGTSGRTTLNGEGLQHEDGHSHLMAAAVPNCVPYDPTYSYEVAMIVQDGVRRMLAEQEDVYYYITLLNENYQHPALPAGAEDGILRGMYLLRDGGPVKNDQPRVQLMGSGAILREVLAAADLLREDFGVIADVWSATSFTLLHRDGEAVARWNMLHPEETPKRPYVAELFDGHDGPVIAATDYVKTFAEQIRPFVERPFHALGTDGFGRSDTRTKLRDFFEVDRRWIALAALKSLAGAGMLEPARVREAIAKYGIDPSKPEPTTV